A window from Culex pipiens pallens isolate TS chromosome 3, TS_CPP_V2, whole genome shotgun sequence encodes these proteins:
- the LOC120427578 gene encoding endocuticle structural glycoprotein SgAbd-2-like, producing MKLFITLSALLAVAFAIEYKHDYHTVEHKHIPIVHSESFHGHDGSFKHGYQSGNGIQVQEQGYVKNGGAKEGETNVVHGSYSYVDPHGQQVSVSYTADENGFHASGSHIPTPPPLPKALVDAYAKAGSHPESRTHHEEVPQPHYHSSKPEHYKHF from the exons ATGAAACTT TTCATCACATTGTCCGCCCTGTTGGCCGTTGCCTTTGCCATCGAGTACAAGCACGACTACCATACCGTGGAGCACAAGCACATCCCGATTGTCCACAGCGAGTCCTTCCACGGACATGACGGTAGCTTCAAGCACGGATACCAGTCGGGCAACGGCATCCAGGTCCAGGAACAGGGCTACGTCAAGAACGGAGGAGCCAAGGAGGGTGAGACCAACGTCGTCCATGGATCGTACTCGTACGTCGACCCCCATGGTCAGCAGGTCTCGGTGAGCTACACCGCCGATGAGAACGGTTTCCACGCCAGCGGATCGCACATCCCGACCCCACCCCCGCTACCCAAGGCCCTGGTCGATGCTTACGCCAAAGCCGGAAGTCATCCGGAGAGCCGCACCCACCACGAGGAAGTGCCCCAGCCGCACTACCACAGCAGCAAGCCAGAGCACTACAAGCACTTCTAA
- the LOC120427571 gene encoding cuticle protein CP14.6-like, which yields MKLFVALSAVLAVAAAVGDYHAVEHKHIPIVHSELLQSNDGQFKYGYESANGIVVQEEGHVKNLGSKDQETNVAHGSYSYVDPHGVPVSVSYTADENGFHAHGSHIPTPPPLPIELVEAYAKVGSHPEAHHEEPEVYKGH from the exons atgaaGCTG TTCGTTGCATTGTCCGCCGTGTTGGCCGTGGCCGCCGCCGTTGGAGACTACCACGCTGTGGAGCACAAGCACATCCCGATCGTCCACAGCGAGCTGCTGCAGAGCAACGATGGCCAGTTCAAGTACGGATACGAATCGGCCAACGGAATCGTGGTGCAGGAGGAAGGACACGTCAAGAACCTGGGCAGCAAGGACCAAGAGACGAATGTGGCCCACGGATCGTACTCGTACGTCGACCCCCATGGTGTTCCAGTGTCGGTGAGCTACACCGCCGATGAGAACGGCTTCCACGCTCACGGATCGCACATCCCAACCCCGCCCCCACTACCGATCGAGCTGGTCGAAGCCTACGCCAAGGTTGGATCCCACCCGGAAGCCCATCACGAGGAACCCGAAGTGTACAAGGGTCACTAA
- the LOC120427564 gene encoding telomere zinc finger-associated protein, with translation MYPATPSPPSSMLLPRSSSLSSSPMAVVPFAPAKCDLELSVSFSQPDLDSEVSVSALGFLPADSVSKAYPVEEICQKTAIPSGRRITIRKSSSTGLLTPNEADSVMKSCNWIRSIKLASDVRSYNAVLELTQSQLIRLRLIRDVTAEEELQLWFSEDVAALMQIPFLTPANIQLLTVEKLFKAFWDVFFRIKYWIFNVPKTSQNCYVCHVCRKCYEYPNPLKIHMATSCGQQSMSSLWQRLLHSTTRYGFTDNPGCGDFTPWRSSAFRPVLTATSHAVKVERSPPPVPPLNKSPPHHHSVHHHHHHHPLVDESTMVTAAHLETIVSNMGSSKQGHICIYCGKLYSRKYGLKIHIRTHTGFKPLKCQYCLRPFGDPSNLNKHIRLHRQHDSSLYECNLCGKKLARRRDLQRHLQSRHNSSQVIDSSTSEEEDILP, from the exons ATGTATCCGGCAACTCCATCGCCACCGTCCTCAATGTTGCTGCCTCGGAGCAGTAGTCTTTCGTCCTCTCCGATGGCCGTGGTTCCGTTCGCTCCGGCCAAGTGTGACCTCGAACTTAGTGTGAGCTTTTCCCAACCGGATTTGGACAGTGAAGTCAGTGTCAGTGCCTTGGGATTCCTGCCGGCGGATTCAGTGTCCAAGGCGTACCCGGTGGAGGAAATTTGCCAAAAAACGGCCATCCCAAGTGGCCGCCGGATTACGATCCGCAAGTCCAGCTCGACGGGACTGCTAACCCCGAACGAGGCGGACAGTGTAATGAAGAGCTGCAACTGGATACGGTCCATCAAGCTGGCAAGTGATGTGAGGAGTTACAACGCGGTGTTGGAGTTGACCCAGAGCCAGTTGATACGGCTGAGGTTGATTCGGGATGTGACCGCGGAGGAGGAGTTGCAGCTGTGGTTCTCGGAGGATGTGGCCGCACTAATGCAGATTCCGTTCCTGACGCCGGCCAATATTCaac ttttgacagttgaaaaactatttaaagcattttgggatgtattttttagaataaaatattggatttttaaCGTTCCAAAAACaa GCCAAAACTGCTACGTTTGCCACGTGTGTCGGAAATGCTACGAGTACCCAAACCCGCTCAAAATCCACATGGCCACCAGCTGCGGCCAGCAGTCCATGTCCTCTCTGTGGCAACGTCTGCTCCACAGCACAACCCGGTATGGCTTCACCGACAACCCCGGCTGTGGAGACTTTACACCGTGGCGAAGTTCCGCCTTCCGACCCGTCCTCACAGCCACCTCGCACGCCGTCAAGGTGGAACGATCTCCGCCACCGGTCCCGCCACTAAACAAGTCTCCCCCGCATCATCACAGTGTACACCACCATCATCACCATCACCCGCTGGTGGACGAATCGACCATGGTGACGGCGGCCCACCTGGAGACCATCGTCAGCAACATGGGATCGTCGAAGCAGGGCCACATCTGCATCTACTGCGGGAAGCTGTATTCGCGAAAGTACGGGCTGAAAATTCACATTCGCACTCACACCGGATTTAAACCGCTCAAGTGCCAGTACTGTTTGCGACCGTTTGGCGATCCGAGTAATCTGAACAAACACATCCGGCTACACCGGCAGCACGACAGTTCGCTGTACGAGTGTAATCTGTGCGGGAAGAAGTTGGCACGGCGGAGGGACTTGCAGCGGCACCTACAGTCACGACACAACAGCTCGCAGGTCATCGATAGTTCGACCTCGGAGGAGGAAGATATTTTACCATGA